In the Armatimonadota bacterium genome, TCGGGCATCGGCCGTAATGGCCGTGACGTGGTGTAGACCGTGGAGCGTCATGAGTCCCCTCCCGCAGGCTCCGCGCTACCTGCGTCAACCACGCGACGGCATCGGGTATTCCGCACCGACGGGCCTGCCCCGCCCATGGGCTGGCGCCCCCACCCTTCCACCGCTTGCCCTGCGAGACGCCTGGCGCTGCACGCGGCGTGGTGGGCGCAGGGAGATGGCGCGCGCCGCGGCGAAAGCCAAAGCGCAGGAGGCGATGCCATGGACGATGCCATGCTGGAGGACGCGGACCGACAGATCGTCGCGGACCTCTACCTGACGCGCGCGGGGCTGGACGTCGTGGAAGACCTCGTTGAGCGCTTCGGCCCGCGCTTTGGCGGGAGCGAGCAGGAACGGCAGGCGGCGCACTACATCCGCGAGCGGTTCGCCCGGCTGGGTGTGGACCGCGCCGAGACGGAGCGGTTCACCTGCCACGGGTGGACACGGCGGGAGACCCGGCTCACGGTGCTGGCGCCCGTCGAACGTGAGCTGCCGTGCATCGCCCTGCCGTTCTGCCCGGCCGGCGAGATCGCGAGCACGCTGGTCTACCTCGGGGATGGCGACCCGCAGGCCTACGTGGTACGCCGCGACGAGGTGCGGGGCGCCATCGCCATGGTGACCACCGCCCAACCGCGTTTCTTCCCCCGGCCCATGCACCGGTGCGAGAAGCTCGGGCGGGCGCTGGCCCAGGGGGCGGTGGGGTTGATCTGGATGCGGGGCGAGCCCGGCGGGCTGCCCGAAACCGGCTCGGCGCGCTTCGGCCATCCCTGCGAGGTCCCGGCGATCGGCGTCTCGTACGAGACCGGCCAGGAACTGGTCCGGCTGAGCCGACGCGGCCCCGTGCGCGTCCGCATCACGTCGACCAACGAGAACCACCCGGTGGAGTCCTTCAACGTCGTGGCCGAGTTTCGGGGGCAGCAGCAGCCCGACGAGATCGTCCTCCTCGGCGCCCACTACGACGGGCACGACATCAGCCAGGCGGCCATGGACAACGCCACGGGCGTGGCGCTCATGCTGGAGGTGGCGCGGGCGCTGGCACCGCACCGGGCGCGCCTGCGGCGGACCGTGCGGTTCGTCGCCTTCGCCCAGGAGGAGATGGGGCTGCTCGGGGCCCACG is a window encoding:
- a CDS encoding M20/M25/M40 family metallo-hydrolase, yielding MDDAMLEDADRQIVADLYLTRAGLDVVEDLVERFGPRFGGSEQERQAAHYIRERFARLGVDRAETERFTCHGWTRRETRLTVLAPVERELPCIALPFCPAGEIASTLVYLGDGDPQAYVVRRDEVRGAIAMVTTAQPRFFPRPMHRCEKLGRALAQGAVGLIWMRGEPGGLPETGSARFGHPCEVPAIGVSYETGQELVRLSRRGPVRVRITSTNENHPVESFNVVAEFRGQQQPDEIVLLGAHYDGHDISQAAMDNATGVALMLEVARALAPHRARLRRTVRFVAFAQEEMGLLGAHAYARRHRDEGLRFMLNLDGAGRGLHATFQLQGWPEAIRWFRGLFDEMHESDVAVGDQIGLYSDMFPFAVRGIPAATWSSQSAPPSPAATRGYGHTAMDSLDKVAPRPLQLEAIRVARLVLRLATVDAIPLARKTPEEMARTLEALGLDEVLRYEGRPLPVD